One stretch of Paenibacillus sp. AN1007 DNA includes these proteins:
- a CDS encoding GNAT family N-acetyltransferase, protein MKIITADQSHYEYIKGQDHHILENLILPKILADEIFIIQDEEQNHIGWIRYSFFWDNTPFMNMLWIEDVHRNEGMGTKAVLFWENEMKKQGFPLVMTSTLANEGAQHFYRKLGYRDSGCLILEDEPLEIILTKKLK, encoded by the coding sequence ATGAAGATCATTACGGCAGATCAATCACACTACGAATATATTAAAGGGCAGGACCACCATATTTTAGAAAATCTGATCCTACCGAAAATTTTGGCTGATGAGATCTTTATCATCCAGGATGAAGAGCAGAACCATATTGGATGGATTCGGTACAGCTTTTTTTGGGACAACACACCTTTTATGAATATGCTCTGGATTGAAGATGTACATCGAAATGAAGGAATGGGTACGAAGGCAGTTCTTTTTTGGGAAAATGAAATGAAGAAGCAGGGTTTTCCTTTGGTCATGACGTCTACATTAGCAAATGAAGGGGCGCAGCATTTTTATAGGAAATTAGGCTATCGAGATTCAGGGTGTTTGATTCTTGAGGACGAACCTTTAGAAATCATACTCACCAAGAAACTCAAGTAA
- a CDS encoding stage V sporulation protein AA yields the protein MSQTPTPTVYVRMRSRIRIQRGRAVKLRSIAHVLASSEEEEDRLLELELLRPGPEDGNLILIDILQIIPQIRQLLPDVNVELMGSGHTLVEVMAGNGRPSKSLFILVWLLLFFGSALTIMNFHADVNMQEVQIRIVEMLTGERDEHPYLFQLAYSLGIGFGMAVFFNHLFKKKWNEEPTPLEVEMFLYQQNVDQFVVIEETERMHEQHRRELNNDERA from the coding sequence ATGTCCCAGACACCCACTCCAACGGTCTACGTTCGCATGCGCAGTCGCATCCGCATTCAGAGAGGGCGAGCGGTTAAACTGCGGAGTATTGCCCATGTACTGGCCTCATCCGAGGAAGAGGAGGACAGGCTGCTGGAGCTGGAACTGCTGCGCCCCGGACCGGAGGACGGCAACCTGATTCTCATTGACATTCTACAGATTATTCCCCAAATACGGCAGCTGCTGCCGGATGTGAACGTAGAGCTGATGGGATCGGGACATACATTAGTTGAAGTGATGGCAGGTAATGGCCGGCCTTCGAAATCGCTGTTTATTTTGGTATGGCTGCTGCTGTTTTTTGGCTCGGCTCTGACCATTATGAATTTTCATGCCGACGTAAACATGCAGGAGGTTCAGATTCGTATCGTGGAGATGCTGACGGGAGAACGGGATGAGCATCCGTACCTGTTTCAGCTCGCCTATTCTCTCGGCATTGGCTTTGGTATGGCCGTTTTTTTCAATCATCTGTTTAAGAAAAAATGGAATGAAGAACCTACACCGCTTGAGGTGGAGATGTTCCTGTATCAGCAAAATGTAGACCAGTTTGTCGTCATCGAAGAGACCGAACGTATGCATGAGCAGCATCGCAGGGAGCTGAACAACGATGAGCGTGCTTAA
- a CDS encoding stage V sporulation protein AB: MSVLNGAISIVLGIAGGIAVGSGVIALILVLDMIPRLAQVTQSYDKTHWYEGALIGGSLLGTVADFWHWKMHGVMLLSPIVGLFCGVFIGLLAAALTEVLNVLPVLAKRLGMRSYLFGLLLAMILGKMTGSLFDFLIYQR, from the coding sequence ATGAGCGTGCTTAACGGAGCGATCAGCATTGTGCTTGGCATTGCAGGTGGCATTGCAGTGGGGAGTGGTGTCATAGCGCTTATTCTGGTGCTGGACATGATTCCAAGGCTGGCCCAAGTGACGCAATCCTATGATAAAACTCATTGGTACGAGGGGGCGCTCATCGGAGGTTCGTTACTGGGAACGGTAGCGGATTTCTGGCATTGGAAGATGCATGGGGTCATGCTGTTAAGTCCCATTGTGGGACTGTTCTGCGGTGTATTTATCGGTCTGCTGGCTGCAGCGCTGACGGAAGTGTTAAATGTGCTGCCCGTACTGGCGAAAAGGCTGGGGATGAGATCGTACTTGTTTGGACTGCTGCTCGCGATGATCCTGGGCAAAATGACAGGTTCGTTGTTCGACTTTTTAATATACCAGCGGTAA
- a CDS encoding CD3324 family protein, translating into MKYVNADVILPEELLIEIQKYIQGSMVYIPIPEGRRKKWGENSGSRTYLSQRNETIRQQYSDGLTIAALSDEYCLSRDSIKKIIYSKK; encoded by the coding sequence ATGAAATATGTAAACGCCGATGTCATTTTACCGGAAGAATTATTAATAGAAATACAGAAATATATTCAAGGCAGTATGGTTTACATTCCAATACCTGAAGGCCGCAGAAAGAAGTGGGGAGAAAATTCGGGAAGCCGCACATATTTAAGCCAAAGAAATGAGACAATACGTCAACAATATTCCGATGGTTTAACGATTGCTGCACTCTCTGATGAATATTGTCTTTCCAGGGACAGCATCAAAAAAATTATCTATTCAAAAAAGTAA
- a CDS encoding peptidylprolyl isomerase, which yields MAKQAKIKLANGGEVLIDLFDQEAPNTVANFEKLANSGFYNGLVFHRVIPGFVAQGGCPSGTGTGGPGYTINCEINPNKHERGTLAMAHAGRNTGGSQFYICYQPQPHLDGQHTVFGKVSKGMEFVDAFEGRDKMETVEVVEV from the coding sequence ATGGCGAAACAAGCAAAAATTAAATTGGCAAACGGCGGAGAAGTATTGATTGACCTGTTCGATCAAGAAGCTCCGAACACAGTAGCAAATTTTGAAAAGCTGGCAAACTCCGGTTTCTACAACGGTCTGGTGTTCCACCGTGTTATCCCGGGCTTCGTAGCTCAAGGCGGATGCCCTAGCGGAACAGGTACCGGTGGTCCTGGTTACACAATTAACTGTGAGATTAACCCGAACAAACATGAGCGTGGAACGCTCGCAATGGCACACGCAGGCCGCAATACGGGCGGAAGCCAGTTCTACATCTGCTACCAACCGCAGCCGCATCTGGATGGACAGCATACCGTGTTTGGTAAAGTAAGCAAAGGTATGGAGTTTGTTGATGCATTTGAAGGCCGCGACAAAATGGAAACTGTTGAAGTAGTAGAAGTTTAA
- the spoIIAB gene encoding anti-sigma F factor, whose translation MNEGTGTNFMNLQFAAKSENESFARVTVAAFISQLDPTMDELSDLKTVVSEAVTNSIIHGYNNNPEGVVTIQAEIRDDMITIIVEDRGEGIEDLDLAKQPLYTSKPELERSGMGFTIMENFMDEFEVSSEPGRGTSIKMKKRIESKKALYN comes from the coding sequence ATGAATGAAGGAACAGGGACAAATTTCATGAATCTGCAATTTGCGGCCAAGTCGGAGAATGAATCGTTTGCACGGGTGACTGTTGCGGCGTTTATCTCTCAGCTTGATCCAACGATGGACGAGCTCAGTGATCTGAAAACGGTCGTCTCCGAAGCGGTGACCAATAGTATCATCCACGGATACAATAACAATCCGGAAGGTGTCGTGACCATTCAGGCTGAGATTCGTGACGATATGATCACGATTATTGTAGAGGATCGCGGTGAAGGCATCGAGGATCTTGATCTGGCCAAACAGCCGCTGTATACGTCCAAACCCGAACTTGAGCGGTCGGGCATGGGCTTTACGATCATGGAAAATTTTATGGATGAATTCGAAGTCAGCAGTGAGCCCGGCAGAGGCACCTCCATCAAGATGAAAAAAAGGATTGAATCCAAGAAAGCATTGTATAATTAG
- the ribE gene encoding riboflavin synthase, which translates to MFTGLVEEVGQIRRIGRKGEALVLNISAAVIMDDLKIGDSVAVNGVCLTATTLEAGGFTADVMPETYRHTNLSQLQSGSKVNLERAMLSGGRFGGHIVQGHVDGTGVIGSITRDQNAVVFEIKPDDSELFKFLIPKGSVTLDGISLTVVETTQRSFTVSIIPHTIGETVLNIKKTGDTVNIECDILGKYVDHLLQYGRGHAETNTSKPRSISEEFLSNHGFA; encoded by the coding sequence ATGTTTACGGGTTTGGTGGAAGAAGTGGGTCAGATCCGGCGCATTGGCCGTAAAGGTGAAGCCCTGGTGCTGAACATCAGTGCTGCAGTCATTATGGACGATTTAAAGATTGGTGACAGTGTGGCGGTTAACGGAGTATGTCTAACGGCAACAACGCTGGAGGCTGGCGGGTTTACAGCAGATGTCATGCCCGAAACGTACCGTCATACGAATCTCAGTCAACTTCAATCCGGCAGTAAGGTGAATCTGGAACGAGCAATGCTGTCCGGGGGGCGATTCGGCGGTCATATTGTTCAGGGACATGTGGATGGGACTGGCGTAATAGGGAGCATCACACGAGATCAGAATGCGGTTGTATTTGAAATCAAACCGGATGACAGTGAGCTGTTCAAGTTTCTGATTCCGAAAGGATCTGTAACGCTGGACGGCATCAGCCTGACGGTTGTAGAGACAACGCAGCGTTCATTCACTGTTTCGATTATCCCTCATACCATTGGTGAGACCGTACTGAACATTAAAAAGACGGGAGATACCGTCAATATTGAATGTGACATTTTAGGGAAATACGTCGATCACCTGCTGCAGTATGGCAGAGGTCATGCGGAAACGAATACAAGCAAACCGCGAAGCATCAGTGAGGAATTTCTTTCGAATCACGGTTTTGCCTGA
- a CDS encoding GNAT family N-acetyltransferase produces MILITKAEQPDQHILKNLMTLFLHDLSEFIQDIEMNPQNGLFEFDILDWFFEKEGLTPYFIRLHDQKIIGFILIQSGPFSNQEFADYVLNSFFIVKKYRRQGLGRTACKALFEHLPGRYAVGQVINNIPAIQFWKNVYTSFDIDFYEQEEKDDNLTLIYQYFKV; encoded by the coding sequence GTGATTCTAATTACAAAAGCTGAACAACCAGATCAACATATTCTCAAAAATCTAATGACGTTGTTCCTTCATGATTTGTCCGAATTTATTCAAGACATAGAGATGAATCCCCAAAATGGTCTATTCGAATTTGATATACTGGATTGGTTCTTTGAAAAGGAAGGATTAACACCGTACTTTATACGCCTGCACGATCAAAAAATTATAGGTTTCATTTTAATTCAAAGCGGCCCGTTTTCTAATCAGGAATTTGCTGATTATGTTTTGAATTCATTTTTCATCGTGAAAAAATATCGCCGGCAGGGTTTAGGCAGGACTGCATGTAAAGCGTTGTTCGAACATTTACCTGGGAGATATGCTGTTGGTCAAGTTATAAACAACATCCCTGCAATTCAATTTTGGAAAAATGTATACACATCATTCGATATCGATTTTTACGAACAAGAGGAGAAAGATGACAATCTAACCCTCATCTATCAATACTTTAAAGTTTGA
- the sigF gene encoding RNA polymerase sporulation sigma factor SigF, giving the protein MDAEVKPSSQTYLDDAEVKRLIALSQSGDHESRDTLVNCNIRLVWSVVQRFMNRGYEPEDLFQIGCIGLLKSVDKFDLSYDVKFSTYAVPMIIGEIQRFLRDDGTLKVSRSLKEMANKVRKKRDELSKHLDRLPTIKEVAAELGVTPEEVVFAQEANKPPTSIHETVFENDGDPITLMDQIADESQEKWFDKLALNEAIGGLSERERLIVYLRYYRDQTQSEVASRLGISQVQVSRLEKKILQSIRDQIAQ; this is encoded by the coding sequence ATGGATGCTGAAGTGAAACCATCTTCACAGACCTATTTGGACGATGCCGAGGTCAAACGGCTGATTGCGCTCAGTCAGTCGGGTGACCATGAATCACGGGATACGCTGGTGAACTGCAACATCAGACTCGTCTGGTCCGTCGTGCAGCGTTTTATGAACAGGGGATATGAACCGGAGGATCTGTTCCAGATTGGTTGTATCGGCCTGCTCAAGTCAGTGGACAAGTTCGATCTCAGTTATGACGTAAAGTTCTCGACGTATGCGGTACCGATGATTATTGGTGAGATTCAGCGTTTTCTGCGGGATGACGGGACCTTGAAGGTCAGTCGTTCGCTGAAAGAAATGGCCAATAAAGTTCGCAAGAAGAGGGACGAACTGTCCAAACATCTGGATCGACTGCCCACAATTAAGGAAGTTGCTGCTGAACTTGGGGTTACCCCGGAGGAAGTGGTATTCGCCCAGGAGGCTAACAAACCGCCAACCTCCATTCATGAGACGGTATTCGAGAATGATGGTGATCCCATTACTCTGATGGATCAGATCGCGGATGAGTCTCAGGAGAAGTGGTTTGACAAGCTGGCGCTGAATGAAGCAATCGGCGGCCTGAGTGAACGGGAGCGGCTTATCGTGTACCTGAGGTATTACAGGGATCAGACTCAATCCGAAGTGGCAAGCAGGCTGGGGATATCCCAGGTGCAGGTCTCACGGTTGGAGAAAAAAATACTGCAATCGATTCGCGATCAAATCGCGCAGTGA
- the ribD gene encoding bifunctional diaminohydroxyphosphoribosylaminopyrimidine deaminase/5-amino-6-(5-phosphoribosylamino)uracil reductase RibD: MEMINDEFYMALALDMAERSQGQTGINPVVGCVVVKDGRVVGLGSHLKRGTGHAEVHALNMAGSDAEGSTVYVTLEPCSHYGKTPPCSERLIHEKVKRVVVCCEDPNPQVSGTGISMLRQQGIEVEVGVLRERGRRMNEKFIKFITTGLPFVTLKTASTLDGKIATRSGDSKWISNEPAREIVHALRHRHQGIMVGVDTVIADNPELTTRLQVEGISPVRIVVDSKLRLPVGSKMVKDGLAPTWVLTTDEASQEAAERLEAYGVEVIRCGPGPRVDLLHGLSKLGEREIGSILLEGGGTLNGAMLEARLVDRLLMFIAPKIVGGYDTPGSFRFEGVERMSQAIQLHQLEIEQVGDNISIGGIPVWPE; encoded by the coding sequence ATGGAAATGATCAATGATGAATTTTATATGGCGTTAGCACTGGATATGGCAGAACGGTCACAAGGACAGACTGGAATTAATCCTGTCGTGGGATGTGTCGTAGTTAAGGATGGAAGAGTGGTTGGCCTGGGCAGCCATCTGAAGAGAGGCACAGGGCATGCGGAAGTGCATGCTCTTAATATGGCAGGAAGTGATGCAGAAGGCAGTACAGTATACGTAACACTTGAACCCTGCAGTCACTATGGCAAAACGCCACCCTGCAGCGAACGATTGATACACGAGAAGGTCAAACGGGTGGTGGTCTGTTGTGAAGATCCGAATCCACAGGTGTCTGGCACAGGCATCAGTATGCTTCGACAACAAGGTATCGAGGTTGAAGTGGGTGTCTTGCGCGAACGCGGCAGACGCATGAATGAAAAGTTTATCAAGTTTATTACAACAGGCCTGCCTTTTGTCACTCTCAAAACAGCATCTACGCTGGATGGCAAAATTGCTACACGCAGCGGGGACAGCAAATGGATCTCCAACGAGCCGGCACGTGAGATCGTACATGCGCTCCGCCACCGTCATCAAGGCATCATGGTGGGGGTAGATACGGTTATCGCGGATAATCCAGAGCTGACAACTCGTCTGCAGGTCGAGGGTATCAGCCCGGTAAGAATTGTTGTGGATTCCAAGCTGCGTCTGCCCGTAGGTTCCAAAATGGTCAAGGATGGACTTGCACCAACTTGGGTGCTTACGACAGATGAGGCCAGCCAGGAAGCCGCAGAGCGTCTTGAAGCTTACGGGGTAGAAGTTATTCGCTGCGGACCAGGGCCGCGTGTCGACTTGCTTCATGGACTGAGTAAGTTGGGAGAACGGGAGATTGGCTCCATTCTGCTGGAAGGCGGCGGTACATTAAACGGTGCAATGCTGGAGGCGCGGCTTGTGGATCGGCTGCTTATGTTTATCGCTCCGAAGATTGTGGGCGGATATGATACTCCTGGCAGCTTCCGTTTTGAAGGTGTAGAGCGTATGAGCCAGGCCATACAATTGCATCAGCTGGAAATCGAGCAAGTTGGAGATAATATCAGCATTGGCGGAATTCCTGTTTGGCCGGAATAA
- the spoIIAA gene encoding anti-sigma F factor antagonist gives MNLNVDMEHHRGILIVRLSGELDHHTADMVRMQMDEAIQRRQCEHLVLSLKDLQFMDSSGLGVILGRYKLIKNKGGKMVVCDVNPPVYRLLEMSGLFKIMPIYENEGTALSGLEVVS, from the coding sequence GTGAACTTGAATGTGGACATGGAGCATCACCGCGGGATTTTGATTGTGCGATTATCCGGGGAACTGGATCATCATACAGCTGACATGGTACGAATGCAGATGGATGAAGCGATTCAGCGCAGACAATGCGAGCATCTGGTGCTGAGTTTGAAAGACCTGCAGTTTATGGACAGTTCAGGACTAGGTGTTATTTTGGGAAGATACAAGTTGATCAAAAATAAAGGCGGCAAAATGGTCGTCTGCGATGTGAATCCGCCGGTTTACCGTTTGCTGGAAATGTCGGGATTGTTCAAGATCATGCCGATATACGAAAATGAGGGAACTGCTCTCTCAGGTCTGGAGGTCGTCTCATGA
- the lysA gene encoding diaminopimelate decarboxylase, with translation MYLHGTSRINEQGHLEIGGVDVTDMKEQFGTPLYVVDEQLVRERCREYMEAFRASGLGFQVAYASKAFCVMAMCALAAEEGLSLDVVSDGELFTALQAGFPAERIHFHGNNKTLEEIEMALDAEIGCFVVDNFNELHLLQAVAADKNRKVNILLRVTPGVEAHTHEYISTGQTDSKFGFDIGNGTAFEAIELASKQSNLVLLGVHSHIGSQIFEVEGFQMAVQRVAEFAASVYERLNVAFKVVNLGGGFGIRYIDGDTPLEVAQYVKAITDAVKNHFAQIGYAVPEIWVEPGRSIVGEAGTTLYTVGTSKDIPGVRKYVAVDGGMTDNPRPALYESKYEAVLANRANEAAVETVSVAGKCCESGDMLIWDLDLPKVESGDLLAVACTGAYNYSMASNYNRIRRPAVVFVKDGQGDVVVRRESYQDIIQNDLVPARIGKQPVTR, from the coding sequence ATGTATTTACACGGTACAAGTAGAATAAATGAGCAGGGTCATCTGGAAATTGGTGGAGTAGACGTTACGGATATGAAAGAACAATTCGGAACTCCGCTCTACGTTGTGGACGAGCAGCTGGTTCGTGAGCGCTGCAGGGAGTACATGGAAGCATTCCGCGCTTCAGGCTTGGGTTTCCAGGTTGCGTATGCGAGCAAAGCATTCTGTGTTATGGCGATGTGTGCACTTGCAGCAGAGGAAGGTCTTTCCCTGGATGTTGTATCCGATGGAGAACTGTTCACGGCACTGCAGGCGGGTTTCCCGGCTGAACGCATTCATTTCCACGGCAACAATAAAACGCTCGAAGAAATCGAAATGGCGCTTGACGCTGAAATTGGATGCTTCGTAGTAGACAACTTTAACGAGCTGCACCTGCTCCAAGCTGTCGCAGCGGACAAAAATCGTAAAGTAAACATCCTCCTGCGTGTAACGCCAGGGGTTGAGGCGCATACGCATGAATATATTTCGACAGGACAAACGGACTCCAAGTTCGGTTTTGATATCGGCAACGGTACAGCATTTGAAGCGATTGAACTTGCATCCAAACAATCCAACCTGGTATTGCTTGGTGTGCATTCTCACATTGGTTCCCAAATCTTTGAGGTTGAAGGGTTCCAGATGGCGGTACAGCGGGTCGCAGAGTTTGCAGCAAGTGTATATGAGCGTCTGAACGTGGCGTTCAAAGTGGTGAACCTTGGCGGAGGATTCGGAATCCGTTATATCGACGGAGATACACCGCTTGAGGTTGCACAGTACGTGAAGGCGATTACGGATGCGGTGAAAAACCATTTTGCCCAAATCGGTTATGCTGTACCTGAAATCTGGGTTGAGCCAGGCCGCAGTATCGTGGGTGAGGCCGGTACAACATTGTATACGGTTGGCACAAGCAAAGACATTCCAGGCGTGCGTAAATATGTAGCGGTAGATGGTGGTATGACGGATAATCCACGTCCAGCACTGTATGAGTCCAAGTATGAAGCTGTACTGGCCAACCGTGCAAATGAAGCGGCAGTAGAGACGGTCTCTGTCGCTGGAAAATGCTGCGAGAGCGGGGACATGTTGATCTGGGATCTGGACCTGCCTAAAGTGGAAAGTGGAGACCTGCTTGCTGTAGCCTGCACAGGCGCATATAACTACTCTATGGCGAGCAATTACAACCGGATTCGTCGTCCAGCGGTTGTATTTGTCAAAGATGGCCAAGGAGATGTTGTCGTACGCCGCGAGTCCTACCAGGACATTATTCAAAATGACCTCGTTCCAGCACGTATTGGCAAACAACCGGTTACTCGTTAA
- a CDS encoding D-alanyl-D-alanine carboxypeptidase family protein: MKKRILASFMTVCMLLPLLSSSALAEESPKAAGGTDLAPSARSAILMDADTGTVIYEKNSHDQLPPASITKIMTMLLTMEAIGSGKLKLTDKVRTSEYAASMGGSQIFLEPGEEMTVDDMLKGIAMASGNDASVAMAEKLGGSEEAFVQMMNERAQELGMKDTRFANANGLPVDNHYSSAHDIAVMSRELLKHQGITKYTGAYQDYLRKDSDKPFWLVNTNKLVRFYQGADGLKTGYTSEAKFCLSATASKDGLRVVAVVLGEPNTKTRNSEVSSMFDYAFGQYTMKALYKAGDLLGSLKIEKGDVAELPLNAAQNYSVLMRKGAKSTDIRHELIVAKELKAPVKAGQSVGKLVVYQGNEVIKEFDIQAPQDVNKAGWWKLFKRTTSNLFD; the protein is encoded by the coding sequence GTGAAAAAAAGAATACTGGCATCGTTCATGACCGTTTGTATGCTGCTGCCCCTGCTGTCATCATCTGCTTTGGCGGAAGAATCACCAAAGGCTGCTGGCGGAACGGACCTGGCTCCATCGGCTCGTTCAGCCATTCTGATGGATGCGGATACGGGAACCGTAATATATGAGAAAAACAGTCATGATCAGCTGCCACCAGCGAGCATTACTAAAATTATGACGATGCTGCTTACCATGGAAGCGATTGGTTCGGGTAAGCTCAAGTTAACGGATAAGGTAAGAACCAGTGAGTATGCAGCTTCAATGGGCGGGTCACAGATCTTTCTGGAGCCTGGTGAAGAAATGACGGTGGATGATATGTTGAAAGGCATCGCGATGGCCTCCGGCAATGATGCATCGGTAGCTATGGCCGAGAAGCTTGGCGGCTCGGAAGAAGCCTTTGTACAGATGATGAATGAGCGTGCACAGGAGCTGGGCATGAAGGATACACGTTTTGCCAACGCGAACGGTCTGCCAGTAGATAATCATTATTCCTCTGCGCATGATATCGCGGTGATGAGCCGCGAACTATTGAAACATCAAGGCATTACGAAGTACACGGGCGCCTATCAGGACTACCTGCGTAAAGATTCCGACAAGCCATTTTGGCTCGTGAATACGAACAAGCTCGTGCGTTTTTACCAGGGAGCAGATGGGTTGAAAACGGGGTATACGTCCGAAGCAAAATTCTGTCTGTCGGCTACCGCGTCCAAGGATGGGCTGCGTGTCGTTGCGGTTGTCCTGGGTGAACCCAATACGAAAACTCGCAACAGCGAAGTATCCTCGATGTTTGATTATGCTTTTGGTCAATATACGATGAAGGCTCTTTATAAAGCAGGAGATCTGCTGGGCAGTCTGAAGATTGAAAAAGGCGACGTCGCTGAGCTGCCGCTGAATGCGGCCCAAAACTACAGTGTTTTGATGCGCAAAGGGGCCAAGTCCACAGATATTCGCCATGAATTAATTGTAGCCAAAGAACTGAAAGCTCCGGTCAAGGCTGGACAGAGCGTTGGCAAGCTCGTCGTTTATCAAGGTAACGAAGTGATTAAAGAATTCGACATTCAGGCTCCACAGGACGTGAATAAAGCAGGCTGGTGGAAGCTGTTCAAGCGGACAACCTCCAATTTGTTCGATTAA
- a CDS encoding glutathione peroxidase: MSFYDKKIHFIDGSPADLAIYRGKVLLVVNTASKCSCSRQFEALQQLYEKYHRYGFEILAFPCNQFNEKEPGDNFEVQINCKNRFKLTFPLFEKIEVRGAHAHPIFQFLTAQAPFLGFDTKTDSGKWMNDFLIENFPDIHGDHGVKWNFTKFLMDRNGEVRGRFETITEPHVIEPNIRSLLSM; the protein is encoded by the coding sequence GTGTCTTTTTACGATAAAAAAATTCATTTCATAGATGGCAGTCCTGCTGATCTAGCCATATACCGAGGTAAAGTACTCCTTGTTGTTAATACCGCAAGTAAATGCAGCTGCTCTCGTCAATTTGAGGCTCTTCAACAGCTGTATGAAAAATATCATCGTTATGGTTTCGAAATTCTTGCGTTTCCATGTAACCAGTTTAACGAGAAGGAACCCGGGGACAATTTTGAAGTGCAAATAAATTGTAAAAATCGATTTAAGCTAACGTTCCCATTGTTTGAGAAAATAGAAGTGCGAGGGGCGCACGCCCATCCCATCTTTCAGTTTTTAACCGCACAAGCGCCATTTCTAGGTTTTGATACCAAAACAGACAGCGGCAAGTGGATGAATGATTTTCTTATAGAGAACTTTCCTGATATTCACGGGGATCATGGGGTCAAGTGGAACTTCACTAAGTTTTTGATGGATCGGAACGGAGAGGTGCGGGGAAGATTTGAGACAATAACTGAACCACATGTAATCGAACCAAACATTAGATCACTGCTTTCCATGTAA